A single window of Meiothermus sp. DNA harbors:
- a CDS encoding tetratricopeptide repeat protein, whose translation MKQLLYAALLIFSLGWAQQSQPAPALQQTLQQAQAALEAGRLNEAVQGFEAVIARDFSNYSAHFGLGLALYRLGDLRGAAFEFTQLTALDPNRFEGWFNLGVVRDRQGQAAEAAQAFAKAVEVGEKANLSAADLKPAYIGQVKALRTQGQYEAATTAARKGLEKVPGDAELTSLLADSLVRANKPLEALPVLYQILGGDPANVQAISQIADIYIAQGLPQRALREIDRGLEAAKDNTARAQLLLKKSTLQQGREQQASLQEAIRLEPKLWAAHYNLGVARLRDGNARGALESFQNAYAQNPDEPKVLLGLATAYDRLGQAAEASRFAAMAAKASQGADKLEALFLQGKSAYAQRRYTEAVEALSQVIREKPDQAEAWFFLGVSQFNLKDFAAAAESLEKAQALAPSASTAANLGAALYSAGKYSDAERVLSQAVALDGRNPVAWYNLGLALRSLGRVSEARRAWQRSADLGYAPARELLR comes from the coding sequence ATGAAACAACTTTTATATGCGGCGCTTCTGATTTTTTCGCTGGGTTGGGCGCAGCAAAGTCAGCCCGCCCCTGCTCTTCAGCAGACGCTGCAACAGGCCCAGGCGGCCCTCGAGGCTGGGCGCCTCAACGAAGCCGTGCAGGGCTTTGAAGCGGTCATCGCGCGAGACTTCTCCAACTACAGCGCGCATTTTGGCCTGGGTCTGGCCCTGTACCGCCTGGGCGACCTGCGGGGAGCAGCCTTCGAGTTCACCCAACTCACTGCCCTCGACCCCAATCGTTTTGAAGGGTGGTTCAACCTGGGGGTCGTGCGTGACCGCCAGGGCCAGGCCGCCGAGGCTGCTCAGGCCTTTGCTAAAGCGGTCGAGGTGGGTGAGAAAGCCAACCTGAGTGCCGCCGACCTTAAGCCGGCTTATATAGGCCAGGTCAAAGCTCTGCGCACCCAAGGGCAGTACGAAGCTGCTACTACTGCTGCCCGCAAGGGCCTGGAAAAAGTCCCCGGCGACGCCGAGCTGACCTCGCTGCTGGCCGATAGTCTGGTCAGGGCCAATAAGCCTCTGGAAGCTTTGCCGGTGCTTTACCAGATTTTGGGCGGCGACCCCGCCAACGTGCAGGCCATCTCCCAAATCGCCGATATCTACATTGCCCAGGGACTGCCTCAGCGGGCGTTGCGCGAGATTGACCGGGGGTTGGAAGCTGCCAAAGACAATACCGCACGGGCCCAACTGCTGCTCAAAAAGTCCACCCTGCAGCAGGGGCGCGAACAACAGGCTTCGCTGCAAGAAGCCATCCGACTCGAGCCCAAGTTGTGGGCTGCTCACTACAACCTGGGGGTAGCGCGCCTACGTGATGGCAATGCCCGGGGGGCTTTGGAGTCTTTCCAGAATGCCTATGCCCAGAACCCCGACGAGCCCAAGGTGTTGCTGGGGCTGGCCACGGCCTACGACCGCTTGGGCCAGGCCGCCGAGGCGAGCCGGTTCGCTGCAATGGCCGCCAAGGCCAGCCAGGGTGCCGACAAGCTGGAAGCTTTGTTCCTCCAGGGGAAATCCGCGTATGCCCAACGCCGCTATACCGAAGCAGTCGAAGCGCTCTCGCAGGTAATACGGGAAAAACCCGATCAGGCCGAGGCCTGGTTCTTCCTGGGGGTCTCACAGTTCAACCTCAAAGACTTTGCTGCTGCAGCAGAATCACTGGAAAAGGCCCAGGCTTTGGCACCTAGCGCCTCGACTGCGGCCAACCTGGGCGCGGCCTTGTACTCTGCGGGTAAATACTCCGATGCAGAGCGGGTGCTTTCGCAAGCGGTAGCCCTGGATGGTCGGAACCCGGTGGCGTGGTACAACCTAGGTTTGGCGCTTCGCTCCTTGGGCCGGGTATCCGAGGCCCGGCGGGCCTGGCAGCGCTCCGCCGACTTGGGCTATGCCCCTGCCCGCGAATTATTGCGGTAG
- the ftsY gene encoding signal recognition particle-docking protein FtsY, whose amino-acid sequence MSWLQRLKEGLSKTRDNLTKAIPWSQNPEEVLEELEFALIAADVGVEATQEILEEVRQSGKKDLREALKQALTVQLEPDRFRAKIRKAGFNPSAKKSTVEPQGKVILMVGVNGVGKTTTIAKLGQYYQSKGKRVMFCAGDTFRAAGGAQLGLWGERLGIPVIQGPEGSDPAALAFDAASARKARGLDLLLVDTAGRLHTKHNLMEELAKVKRSIAKADPGEPAEVWLVLDAVTGQNGLEQAKKFNETAGLTGVIVTKLDGTAKGGVLVPIVRELGVPIKFIGVGEKADDLQPFDAGEFVEALLG is encoded by the coding sequence ATGAGCTGGCTGCAACGCCTCAAAGAAGGCCTGAGCAAAACCCGCGACAACCTGACCAAAGCCATACCCTGGAGCCAAAACCCCGAGGAAGTGCTGGAGGAACTCGAGTTCGCCCTCATTGCGGCCGATGTGGGTGTGGAGGCTACCCAGGAGATACTGGAGGAAGTGCGCCAGTCGGGCAAAAAAGACCTGCGCGAAGCCCTCAAGCAAGCTCTCACGGTGCAGCTCGAGCCCGACCGCTTCCGGGCCAAAATCCGCAAGGCCGGCTTTAACCCGAGCGCCAAAAAATCCACCGTGGAACCCCAGGGGAAGGTCATTCTGATGGTGGGGGTGAACGGGGTGGGCAAGACCACCACCATCGCCAAACTGGGGCAGTACTACCAAAGCAAGGGCAAGCGCGTGATGTTTTGTGCGGGCGATACCTTCCGGGCGGCGGGTGGGGCCCAGCTGGGTTTGTGGGGTGAGCGGCTGGGTATCCCGGTGATCCAGGGCCCCGAAGGCTCCGACCCCGCAGCCCTGGCGTTTGATGCAGCCTCGGCCCGCAAGGCCCGGGGCCTTGACCTGCTGCTGGTAGACACCGCAGGCCGCCTGCACACCAAGCACAACCTGATGGAGGAGCTGGCCAAGGTCAAGCGCTCCATTGCCAAGGCCGACCCCGGCGAGCCCGCCGAGGTCTGGCTGGTACTGGATGCCGTCACCGGGCAGAACGGCCTTGAGCAAGCCAAAAAATTCAACGAAACCGCTGGCCTGACCGGGGTCATCGTGACCAAACTCGACGGCACCGCCAAGGGGGGCGTCCTGGTGCCCATTGTGCGGGAGTTGGGCGTGCCTATCAAGTTTATCGGCGTGGGCGAGAAGGCCGACGACTTGCAGCCGTTCGACGCGGGCGAGTTTGTTGAAGCGTTGCTGGGTTGA
- the fni gene encoding type 2 isopentenyl-diphosphate Delta-isomerase, with product MSDAPDIQTRKRKHLEVCLEGPVEYTRLTTGLERYRLRYRALPEMALQDVDLSTQFLGKPLQAPFLIGAMTGGEAHGARINRALAQAAEHLGVGLMLGSQRVMLERPQARASFEVREVAPSTLLIGNLGLVQLNKGYGLSQLRQAVELIQADALALHINPLQEALQVGGDTDFAGLLDKLAGLLPQFPYPVVLKEVGHGIGREVAEQLAPLPFAALDVAGAGGTSWARVEELVHHGRILHPELVELGIPTAEALLECRRILPHRPLIASGGIRSGTDAAKALALGAQMVAVARPLLEPALKGPEAVVEWLLNFLHELRVALFAIGARTPAEAFGRIEKV from the coding sequence GTGAGCGATGCGCCCGATATTCAAACCCGCAAGCGCAAGCACCTCGAGGTCTGCCTGGAGGGGCCGGTGGAGTACACCCGGCTCACCACCGGGCTCGAGCGCTACCGACTGCGCTATCGGGCCCTGCCCGAGATGGCCTTGCAGGACGTGGACTTATCCACACAATTCCTGGGCAAACCCCTCCAGGCCCCCTTCTTGATTGGGGCCATGACCGGCGGCGAGGCCCACGGCGCACGCATCAACCGGGCGCTGGCCCAGGCCGCCGAACATCTGGGGGTGGGCCTGATGCTGGGCAGCCAGCGGGTCATGCTCGAGCGCCCCCAGGCCAGGGCCAGTTTTGAGGTGCGCGAGGTGGCGCCCAGCACGCTGCTGATCGGCAATCTGGGGCTAGTACAGCTCAACAAGGGTTATGGCCTGTCGCAGCTTCGGCAGGCGGTGGAGCTGATTCAGGCCGATGCCTTAGCCCTGCACATCAACCCCCTGCAAGAAGCCCTTCAGGTGGGGGGCGATACCGATTTTGCCGGGCTGCTGGACAAGCTGGCGGGCCTCCTGCCTCAGTTCCCCTATCCGGTCGTTCTCAAGGAAGTGGGACATGGTATAGGGCGCGAGGTGGCCGAGCAACTGGCCCCCCTACCCTTTGCCGCGCTGGATGTGGCCGGCGCCGGCGGTACGAGCTGGGCCCGGGTCGAAGAACTCGTGCACCATGGGCGCATCCTGCACCCCGAGCTGGTGGAGCTGGGCATCCCCACCGCAGAGGCCCTATTGGAATGCCGTCGTATTCTGCCCCATCGGCCACTGATCGCTTCGGGGGGCATTCGTAGCGGCACCGATGCCGCCAAGGCCCTGGCCCTGGGGGCGCAGATGGTGGCGGTGGCCCGCCCGCTGCTGGAACCGGCCCTAAAGGGCCCGGAGGCGGTGGTGGAGTGGCTCCTGAACTTCCTGCACGAACTGCGGGTGGCTCTGTTTGCTATCGGCGCCCGCACTCCCGCCGAGGCTTTTGGGCGCATCGAAAAAGTCTGA
- a CDS encoding class I SAM-dependent rRNA methyltransferase: MERVVARAGKDKKVRNFYPGLFADELEAVPDKPGVVQVFSSQNDLLGVGYYDPRSRVALRVYRFEQGPLDKKFFLHRFARAKEKRAKLGDFHRLVHAEADGLPGLVVDRFGGVLVVQVRNRAMEALREFWMPALIEVAEPRGLYERSDMDSRRQEGLPEQVGVLYGEVPPMLEVHEDGLVFQIPLALAQKTGYYLDQRENRRLLEQMIRPNERVLDVYSYVGAFALRAARQGAYALAVDKDLEALGVLDRTASKLGLRVDIRQGDALEVLESLARSKTPPFQHVLLDPPTLVKKPDELPRVKRLLVDLLRPALRLLDVEGWLWLSSCAYYLGVEELLEVTRRAAADEGRRLRVHAIHYNPPDHPWSLHVPESLYLKTVIFQDDPL; the protein is encoded by the coding sequence ATGGAACGCGTTGTCGCGAGGGCTGGCAAGGACAAAAAAGTGCGCAATTTCTACCCGGGGCTGTTTGCCGACGAACTCGAGGCGGTACCCGACAAGCCGGGTGTGGTGCAGGTGTTTTCCTCTCAGAACGACCTCCTGGGGGTGGGCTACTACGACCCCAGAAGCCGCGTAGCGCTACGGGTCTACCGCTTTGAGCAGGGGCCGCTGGATAAGAAATTCTTTCTCCATCGTTTTGCGCGGGCCAAGGAAAAACGAGCCAAACTGGGCGATTTTCACCGACTGGTACACGCCGAGGCCGATGGGTTGCCGGGGCTGGTGGTGGATCGCTTTGGGGGGGTATTGGTGGTGCAGGTGCGCAACCGGGCCATGGAGGCTCTGCGTGAGTTCTGGATGCCTGCTCTCATCGAGGTGGCCGAGCCGCGGGGGCTCTACGAGCGCTCCGACATGGACAGCCGCCGGCAAGAGGGGCTGCCCGAGCAGGTCGGCGTCCTGTATGGAGAAGTGCCGCCGATGTTGGAAGTGCACGAAGATGGGCTGGTGTTCCAGATTCCCCTGGCCCTGGCGCAAAAAACCGGCTACTACCTGGATCAGCGCGAGAACCGCCGGTTGTTGGAGCAGATGATTCGGCCAAATGAGCGTGTGCTGGACGTGTATAGCTACGTGGGGGCCTTTGCGCTGCGGGCGGCCCGCCAGGGAGCCTACGCCCTGGCGGTGGACAAAGACCTGGAAGCCCTGGGGGTGCTGGATCGCACCGCCTCCAAGCTGGGGCTACGGGTCGATATTCGCCAGGGGGATGCCCTGGAAGTCTTGGAAAGCCTGGCTCGAAGTAAGACCCCTCCCTTCCAGCATGTGCTGCTCGACCCTCCGACGCTGGTCAAGAAGCCGGACGAACTGCCCAGGGTCAAGCGGCTCTTAGTGGACTTGCTGCGGCCCGCTTTGCGGCTGTTGGACGTTGAGGGGTGGCTATGGCTCTCGAGCTGTGCTTACTACCTGGGGGTGGAGGAACTGCTCGAGGTCACGCGCCGGGCTGCCGCCGATGAAGGCCGCCGCCTGCGGGTTCATGCCATCCACTACAACCCCCCCGACCACCCCTGGAGCCTGCACGTGCCGGAATCGCTCTACCTCAAGACCGTTATCTTCCAGGACGACCCCCTATAG
- a CDS encoding nucleoside phosphorylase, translating to MADLYHIGFGPEDLGDAPPTLAILSGDPHRAALIAQTKLSRVKTLSENRGLNSYLGFLPNGRPILSATSGMGAPSLSIVVNELVQVGIRTIIRVGTSGSIQEGVRPGSVVISKAALCRQGAANDIAPPEYPASADPFLTVALVEAAKRLGIDYALGVTASVDTFYEGQERTGSANPHLLRSLQGITEEYRHLNILNYEMEAGTLFKMGNVYGFAAACICGIIAQRTRAEQVILEAKDQAVQRAIDVTMVVAEEFA from the coding sequence ATGGCAGACCTTTACCACATCGGCTTTGGACCCGAAGACCTAGGCGATGCCCCTCCCACCCTGGCCATCCTGAGCGGCGACCCCCACCGGGCCGCCCTTATTGCCCAAACCAAGCTAAGCCGGGTCAAGACCCTCTCGGAAAACCGCGGGCTCAATAGCTATTTGGGATTTTTACCCAATGGGCGCCCCATCCTCTCGGCCACCAGCGGCATGGGGGCCCCCAGCTTAAGCATTGTGGTCAATGAGTTGGTACAGGTCGGTATCCGCACCATCATCCGGGTTGGCACCAGCGGTTCCATCCAGGAGGGGGTTCGGCCCGGCAGCGTCGTCATCTCCAAAGCCGCCTTGTGCCGCCAGGGTGCGGCCAACGATATCGCACCGCCGGAGTATCCCGCCAGCGCCGATCCTTTCCTGACCGTAGCCCTGGTAGAAGCGGCCAAACGCTTGGGCATCGACTACGCCCTGGGCGTGACGGCCTCGGTAGATACCTTTTACGAAGGACAAGAGCGCACCGGCTCGGCCAATCCCCATCTCTTGCGCAGCCTCCAGGGCATCACCGAAGAATACCGCCACCTGAACATACTCAACTACGAGATGGAAGCCGGAACTTTATTCAAAATGGGCAACGTATATGGGTTTGCGGCGGCCTGCATCTGTGGGATTATCGCCCAGCGCACACGAGCCGAGCAGGTAATCCTCGAGGCCAAGGATCAGGCCGTGCAAAGGGCCATTGATGTGACCATGGTGGTCGCAGAAGAGTTCGCCTGA
- a CDS encoding disulfide bond formation protein B, producing the protein MQTSSTSTFDRNALLLAFAWFVALVAMLGSLYYSEVRNFIPCTLCWYQRIAMYPLVFLLGIATWRNDAGIRPYALTLSLLGLFWSSYHLLELWVPGVAPNVCKGPIPCNVEYIPSFPIPLQAGIAFLLISIALFWVRPARQ; encoded by the coding sequence GTGCAGACTTCATCTACCTCCACTTTTGACCGCAACGCGCTTCTCTTGGCTTTTGCCTGGTTCGTTGCGCTGGTAGCAATGCTTGGTAGCCTCTACTACTCGGAGGTGCGCAACTTTATTCCTTGCACCCTGTGCTGGTACCAGCGCATCGCCATGTATCCGCTGGTGTTCCTGCTGGGTATTGCAACCTGGCGGAACGACGCTGGCATCAGGCCCTATGCCCTTACCCTATCGCTATTGGGGTTGTTCTGGAGCAGCTATCACCTCCTGGAGCTATGGGTTCCGGGGGTAGCGCCCAATGTTTGCAAGGGCCCGATTCCCTGCAACGTCGAGTACATACCCAGCTTTCCCATTCCGCTTCAGGCGGGGATTGCTTTTTTGCTCATCTCGATAGCGCTATTTTGGGTGCGTCCGGCCCGGCAGTAG
- the apaG gene encoding Co2+/Mg2+ efflux protein ApaG yields the protein MKQDLPIRHDILVQVEVVYAEQHSRPGQHVFVYFITLENRGHETVQLLRREWFIYDGNGEVRHVQGEGVVGEQPILEPGQSYQYNSFCPIASPPGSMQGYYTFQNTLGRLFHVQIPTFALRLPEANPRTLN from the coding sequence ATGAAACAAGACCTGCCCATCCGCCACGACATTCTCGTCCAGGTGGAGGTGGTGTACGCCGAACAACACTCGAGGCCGGGGCAGCATGTGTTTGTCTACTTCATTACCCTGGAAAACCGGGGCCATGAGACCGTACAGCTGTTGCGCCGTGAATGGTTCATTTACGACGGCAACGGCGAGGTTAGGCATGTGCAGGGCGAGGGGGTGGTGGGCGAACAACCCATCCTCGAGCCGGGGCAAAGCTATCAGTACAATAGCTTCTGCCCCATCGCCTCCCCGCCGGGTTCCATGCAGGGGTACTACACCTTCCAAAACACCTTAGGCCGGCTATTCCACGTTCAGATCCCGACCTTTGCGCTCAGGCTGCCAGAGGCAAACCCCCGCACCCTCAACTAG
- a CDS encoding 2-hydroxyacid dehydrogenase: MILLVPETIEPRLLQGFPEGVEVAFLPKEGPMSEQALQAEFAVAPYGGARRFFAELPNLKRLKVVQTLTAGVDWILPRLPPGLILCDAAGVHDIPVSEWIVGAILSAVKRFPEFRDAQREQRWAYRWVDDLEGSVVLFLGYGSIARATEKRLAPFEVEFIRVARTAREGVHAWADLLELLPKADVVINLLPHTPATDKLIGAPHFAQMKPGALFVNAGRGKTVDQEALVEALRAKQVRLVTDVTDPEPLPEGHPLWSLPEVFLTPHIAGSTPKLFERGFRLVHAQVARYVRGEPLQNVVRDGY; encoded by the coding sequence ATGATTTTGTTGGTGCCCGAGACGATAGAACCCCGACTGTTGCAGGGGTTCCCCGAAGGGGTCGAAGTGGCCTTTCTGCCCAAGGAAGGGCCTATGTCGGAGCAAGCCCTGCAGGCCGAGTTTGCCGTGGCTCCCTATGGTGGGGCCCGGCGCTTTTTTGCCGAGCTGCCCAACCTCAAGCGCCTGAAGGTGGTGCAGACCCTCACCGCCGGGGTGGACTGGATTCTGCCCCGCCTGCCCCCCGGCCTGATTCTGTGTGACGCCGCCGGAGTACACGACATTCCGGTCTCGGAGTGGATTGTGGGGGCCATCCTGAGCGCCGTCAAGCGCTTCCCCGAGTTCCGCGATGCCCAGCGGGAGCAGCGCTGGGCCTACCGCTGGGTAGACGACCTCGAGGGCTCCGTGGTGCTGTTTTTGGGGTATGGCTCCATTGCCCGGGCCACCGAAAAACGCCTGGCGCCTTTTGAAGTGGAGTTCATTCGCGTGGCCCGCACCGCCCGCGAAGGGGTGCATGCCTGGGCCGACCTGCTCGAGCTGCTTCCTAAAGCTGACGTGGTCATCAACCTGCTGCCCCATACTCCCGCCACCGACAAACTGATTGGAGCCCCCCACTTTGCCCAGATGAAACCGGGGGCGCTGTTTGTGAACGCGGGGCGCGGCAAGACCGTAGACCAGGAGGCCCTGGTAGAGGCCCTGCGGGCCAAGCAGGTGCGCCTGGTTACCGATGTCACCGATCCCGAGCCTCTGCCCGAGGGACATCCGCTGTGGTCGCTGCCGGAGGTGTTTCTGACCCCCCACATAGCCGGCTCGACTCCCAAGCTATTCGAGCGGGGCTTCCGGCTGGTGCACGCGCAGGTGGCGCGGTATGTGCGGGGGGAACCCCTGCAAAACGTGGTGCGGGATGGGTATTGA
- a CDS encoding L-threonylcarbamoyladenylate synthase produces the protein MVVPPTPENLERAAQIIRSGGLVAFPTETVYGLGANALDATAVAKIFAAKQRPSFDPLIVHVSDRQMLQQVVREVPEVAEKLMSRFWPGPLTLVLPKSEQVPGIVTAGLPTVAVRMPAHPVAQALIRRALVPVAAPSANPFGYLSPTRAEHVERMLGERVDLILDGGSTEFGVESTIVLLAEKPVLLRYGAVTLEELETVLGSLELQVGPSENPLVPGQLPQHYAPRTPIRIAPPEAIPPGLRKRAGYLAFQQVPKGFKVVKVLSPTGNLLEAAAHLFEALHQLDRLGLEVIYAEPVPEEGLGRAIMDRLRRAASADAPRVLDHLTTPAEQ, from the coding sequence ATGGTTGTGCCCCCCACCCCCGAAAACCTCGAGCGCGCCGCCCAGATCATCCGTAGCGGCGGGCTGGTGGCCTTTCCTACCGAGACCGTGTATGGCCTGGGAGCCAACGCCCTGGATGCGACGGCTGTGGCCAAAATCTTTGCAGCCAAACAACGTCCTAGTTTTGACCCCCTCATCGTGCACGTATCGGATCGGCAGATGCTACAGCAGGTGGTGCGGGAGGTTCCAGAAGTGGCCGAGAAGCTAATGTCGCGCTTCTGGCCCGGCCCCCTTACGCTCGTTCTGCCCAAGTCGGAGCAGGTGCCGGGCATCGTAACCGCCGGGCTGCCCACGGTAGCGGTGCGGATGCCGGCGCACCCGGTGGCCCAGGCGCTGATCCGGCGGGCCCTTGTGCCGGTTGCCGCGCCCAGCGCCAATCCTTTTGGCTACCTGAGCCCCACCCGCGCCGAGCATGTCGAGCGTATGTTGGGAGAGCGCGTAGACCTCATCCTGGACGGAGGTTCTACCGAGTTCGGGGTAGAGTCTACCATTGTGTTGCTGGCCGAAAAGCCGGTTTTGCTGCGCTATGGCGCGGTAACGCTCGAGGAGTTAGAGACAGTACTGGGCTCGCTGGAATTGCAGGTCGGGCCAAGCGAAAATCCGCTGGTGCCCGGCCAGTTACCCCAGCACTATGCCCCCCGCACCCCCATTCGGATTGCGCCCCCGGAAGCCATCCCTCCAGGGCTTCGCAAGAGGGCGGGTTATCTGGCTTTCCAGCAGGTGCCCAAGGGGTTCAAGGTGGTCAAGGTGTTGTCCCCTACCGGCAACCTGCTCGAGGCTGCCGCCCACCTATTTGAAGCCCTACATCAGCTTGACCGACTGGGTTTGGAGGTCATCTATGCCGAGCCTGTGCCCGAGGAAGGTTTGGGCCGGGCCATCATGGATCGCTTGCGGCGGGCCGCCAGCGCAGATGCGCCCCGGGTCTTGGATCACCTGACCACCCCGGCCGAACAGTAG